A single genomic interval of Romboutsia ilealis harbors:
- a CDS encoding permease, whose product MSIFNFFTDQVLGMKWLSNLTTLLVENVFNLDITSKLGGSIQFFIYDTIKIFILLGVLIFLISYIQSYFPPEKTKKILTKFKGISGATVSALLGTVTPFCSCSSIPIFIGFSNAGLPLGVTFSFLISSPMVDLASLLLLAGFFGMNISILYVVLGLIIAVVGGTIISKLNLENEIQTYTEHTRELYAESENFNQKQRLNYAKEDTLAIIKNVYKYVIIGVGIGALIHNYIPQNLILKVLGDNNPFSVIIASVVGIPMYADIFGTIPIAEALFMAGVPIGTVLAFMMSVTALSLPSMIMLSKVVKPKLLAIFIGIVTIGIVITGYLFNAIGPFLM is encoded by the coding sequence ATGAGTATATTTAATTTTTTTACAGATCAAGTATTAGGTATGAAATGGTTATCTAATTTAACAACATTATTAGTTGAAAATGTATTTAATCTTGATATAACTTCAAAACTTGGAGGAAGTATTCAGTTTTTTATATATGATACAATAAAAATATTTATACTATTAGGTGTTTTAATATTTTTAATATCATATATTCAAAGTTACTTCCCTCCTGAAAAAACAAAAAAAATACTTACAAAATTTAAAGGAATATCTGGTGCAACAGTTTCTGCTTTATTAGGAACAGTAACTCCGTTTTGTTCTTGTTCTAGTATTCCTATATTCATAGGATTTAGTAATGCAGGTTTACCTCTAGGTGTAACTTTCTCATTTTTAATTTCTTCACCAATGGTAGATTTAGCATCACTACTTTTATTAGCAGGTTTCTTTGGTATGAATATTTCTATTTTATATGTAGTTTTAGGGCTTATAATTGCCGTAGTTGGCGGAACTATAATAAGTAAGCTTAACTTAGAAAATGAGATACAAACATACACAGAGCATACTAGAGAGCTTTATGCCGAATCTGAAAACTTTAATCAAAAACAGAGATTAAATTATGCAAAAGAAGATACTTTAGCTATTATAAAAAATGTTTATAAGTATGTAATAATAGGTGTTGGTATCGGAGCTTTAATACACAACTATATTCCACAGAATTTAATACTTAAAGTACTTGGAGATAATAATCCATTTTCTGTTATTATAGCTTCAGTTGTTGGTATCCCAATGTATGCTGATATTTTTGGAACTATACCAATAGCAGAGGCATTATTTATGGCTGGAGTTCCTATAGGAACTGTACTTGCATTTATGATGAGTGTTACAGCCCTATCTCTTCCTTCTATGATAATGCTAAGCAAGGTTGTAAAACCTAAGTTATTAGCTATATTTATAGGAATTGTAACTATTGGTATAGTTATAACTGGATACTTATTTAATGCAATTGGACCATTTTTAATGTAG
- a CDS encoding ArsR/SmtB family transcription factor, translating to MNNIDFIFKALSDPIRIKILKKLYSAESVCVCELTDIFDISQSKLSYHLKLLLSANLIDKTSKGKWNFYSVNKDTISRVLTYEVIQKLFL from the coding sequence ATGAATAATATAGATTTTATTTTCAAAGCTTTATCTGATCCTATAAGGATAAAAATATTAAAAAAGCTATATTCTGCTGAAAGTGTATGTGTCTGTGAACTAACAGATATATTTGATATATCCCAATCAAAACTTTCTTATCACTTAAAGCTATTACTATCTGCAAATCTTATAGATAAAACATCAAAAGGAAAATGGAATTTCTACTCTGTTAATAAAGATACGATTTCAAGAGTATTAACTTATGAAGTTATTCAAAAATTATTTTTATAA
- a CDS encoding metallophosphoesterase family protein, with protein sequence MKIAVISDIHSNIYALDKVIEDIKSKNVDMVVCTGDLVGYGTRPNEVIHKMKEENILTIMGNYDDAIGNLKIVCGCDYKDPKDAQKAGLSMYFTSQETTDENKKYLRNLPKEAIFTFNNKTIRFVHGSTRVINEYLKENSKEAEEVMNELVEDILVCGHTHIPYAKYYGEKLLVNAGSVGKPKTNKPYANYVIIEICDTNVEVEIIEVAYNFEKMAKEIEENEILPDDFARLIREGSVK encoded by the coding sequence GTGAAAATAGCAGTAATATCAGATATACATAGTAATATATACGCACTAGATAAGGTAATAGAGGATATAAAATCAAAAAATGTAGATATGGTAGTTTGTACAGGAGATTTAGTTGGATATGGAACTCGTCCAAATGAAGTTATACATAAGATGAAGGAAGAAAATATACTTACTATAATGGGAAATTATGATGATGCTATAGGTAATTTAAAAATAGTATGTGGATGTGATTATAAAGATCCAAAGGATGCACAAAAGGCAGGTCTTTCAATGTATTTTACATCTCAAGAGACAACTGATGAAAATAAAAAATATTTAAGAAATCTTCCTAAAGAAGCAATATTTACTTTTAATAATAAGACTATAAGATTTGTTCATGGAAGTACAAGAGTTATAAATGAGTATTTAAAAGAAAACTCTAAAGAAGCAGAGGAAGTTATGAATGAATTAGTTGAGGATATATTAGTTTGTGGTCATACTCATATACCATATGCTAAATATTATGGTGAAAAATTATTAGTTAATGCAGGAAGCGTTGGAAAGCCTAAGACTAATAAACCATATGCAAACTATGTAATTATAGAGATATGTGATACAAATGTTGAAGTTGAAATAATAGAAGTAGCTTATAATTTTGAAAAAATGGCAAAAGAAATTGAAGAAAATGAGATATTACCAGATGATTTTGCTAGGCTTATAAGAGAGGGTAGTGTAAAATAA
- a CDS encoding methionyl aminopeptidase — protein sequence MKINRNDECWCNSGLKYKKCHMEFDEKLKSLKERGFEVPSHNIIKTKDQIEKIKESAKINNAVLDLVAENIKAGMTTEEIDKLVHDFTISQGAIPAPLGYHDFPKSVCTSINDEICHGIPSPERVLKDGDIINVDVSTIYNGYYSDASRMFMIGNVSEEAKRLVEVTKECLYKGIEAVKPWGHLGDIGAAIEAHAKANGYSVVEEFGGHGIGLEFHEEPFVYHYKGAKGMVLVPGMIFTIEPMINQGDADLYIDADNGWTSYTDDGKLSAQWEHMILVTEDGVEILSK from the coding sequence ATGAAAATAAATAGAAATGATGAATGTTGGTGTAATAGTGGACTTAAATATAAAAAATGCCATATGGAATTTGATGAAAAATTAAAATCTTTAAAGGAAAGAGGATTTGAAGTTCCTTCTCATAATATAATAAAAACAAAAGATCAAATAGAAAAAATAAAAGAAAGTGCAAAAATAAACAATGCAGTACTAGACTTAGTAGCTGAAAACATAAAAGCAGGAATGACTACTGAAGAAATAGATAAATTAGTACATGACTTTACAATATCTCAAGGTGCTATACCTGCACCACTTGGATATCACGATTTCCCTAAAAGTGTATGTACATCTATAAATGATGAAATATGCCATGGTATACCAAGCCCTGAGAGAGTATTAAAAGATGGTGACATAATAAATGTAGACGTATCTACTATATATAACGGATACTACTCAGATGCATCAAGAATGTTTATGATAGGAAATGTTAGTGAAGAAGCTAAGAGATTAGTTGAAGTAACTAAAGAATGTTTATATAAAGGGATAGAAGCAGTTAAACCATGGGGACATTTAGGAGATATAGGTGCGGCAATAGAAGCTCATGCTAAAGCTAATGGATATTCTGTTGTTGAAGAATTTGGAGGACATGGAATAGGACTAGAATTTCATGAAGAACCTTTTGTTTATCATTATAAAGGAGCAAAGGGAATGGTATTAGTTCCAGGTATGATATTTACAATAGAACCTATGATAAACCAAGGTGATGCTGATTTATATATAGATGCAGATAATGGATGGACATCATATACTGATGATGGAAAGTTATCAGCTCAATGGGAGCATATGATTTTAGTTACTGAAGATGGAGTTGAAATTTTATCTAAGTAA
- a CDS encoding MarR family winged helix-turn-helix transcriptional regulator produces MFKIDKENLVGFEIKTVHNLLKRDFDKSPIHDKFKGLTGVQKWVIGYLSEHEGQDVFQRDLEEEFSIRRSTATGILQLMEKNELIIRQPVSYDARLKKLVLTKKASEIQHEINREIEKHDKKLREGITEEELELFFKVMKKIKKNLDE; encoded by the coding sequence GTGTTTAAAATAGACAAAGAAAATTTAGTTGGATTTGAAATAAAAACTGTTCATAATCTTTTAAAAAGAGATTTTGACAAATCACCTATTCATGATAAATTCAAGGGATTAACAGGTGTTCAAAAATGGGTAATAGGTTATTTGAGTGAGCATGAAGGGCAGGATGTATTTCAAAGAGACTTAGAAGAAGAATTCTCTATTAGACGTTCAACAGCTACTGGTATTTTACAATTGATGGAGAAAAATGAATTAATTATTAGACAGCCGGTATCTTATGATGCAAGGTTGAAAAAGTTAGTTTTAACTAAAAAAGCATCTGAAATTCAGCATGAAATTAATAGAGAAATTGAAAAACATGATAAGAAACTTAGAGAAGGAATTACAGAAGAAGAATTAGAACTTTTTTTTAAGGTTATGAAAAAAATAAAGAAAAATTTAGATGAATAA
- a CDS encoding ABC transporter ATP-binding protein, whose product MLKTLASQVKEYKKASIITPIFIVCEVIMELLIPLLMSTLIDDGISTGNMKHVFIIGGVMVVIAALSLLFGVLSGKYAALASTGFAKNLRKSMYENIQSFSFSNIDKYSTAGLVTRMTTDVTNVQNSYQMILRMCFRAPMMLIVALIMSFTISKKLSSLFLIAIVFLGICLALIISNAHPIFMKVFKKYDDLNASVQENVNAIRVVKAYVKEDYEIKKFEKAADNVYKLFVKAESILSCNMPAMMLSVYGCILGLSWFGANMIVAGSLTTGQLVSLFSYVMNIMMSLMMLSMVFVMVTMSKASAERIAEVLEEKSDLTNPQNPDFEIENGDIDFNNVNFAYKKGSKKYVLQNIDLHIKSGETIGIIGGTGSSKSSLVNLISRLYDVSEGSVFVGKKDVRSYDIETLRNEVSVVLQKNVLFSGTIKENLRWGDKNATDEEIIRACELACANEFIDTLPNGYDTYIEQGGTNVSGGQKQRLCIARALLKKPKILILDDSTSAVDTATDAKIRSAFIKEIPNTTKIIIAQRISSIQDADKIIVLDDGKISGVGTHAELLENNEIYADVYNSQMKGDEKDYEITK is encoded by the coding sequence ATGCTTAAAACTTTAGCTAGTCAAGTTAAAGAGTACAAAAAAGCATCAATAATAACACCAATATTTATTGTATGCGAAGTAATAATGGAATTGTTAATACCGCTATTAATGTCAACTTTAATTGATGATGGTATTTCAACAGGAAATATGAAACATGTATTTATAATAGGGGGAGTAATGGTTGTTATAGCTGCACTGTCGTTACTATTTGGAGTATTAAGTGGTAAATATGCAGCATTAGCTAGTACAGGATTTGCAAAAAATTTAAGAAAATCTATGTATGAAAATATACAAAGTTTTTCATTTTCAAATATAGATAAATACTCTACTGCAGGACTTGTAACGCGTATGACTACAGATGTGACAAATGTTCAAAATTCATATCAAATGATTCTACGTATGTGCTTTAGAGCACCGATGATGCTTATAGTTGCATTAATAATGTCATTTACTATAAGCAAAAAGCTTAGTTCCCTATTTTTAATAGCAATAGTATTTTTGGGAATATGTTTAGCACTAATCATATCAAATGCCCATCCAATATTTATGAAAGTGTTCAAAAAATATGATGATTTAAATGCAAGTGTACAAGAAAATGTAAATGCTATTCGTGTTGTAAAAGCTTATGTAAAAGAAGATTATGAAATTAAAAAGTTTGAAAAAGCAGCAGATAATGTTTATAAATTATTTGTAAAAGCTGAAAGTATCTTATCATGTAATATGCCAGCTATGATGTTATCAGTTTATGGATGTATATTAGGTTTATCATGGTTTGGTGCAAATATGATAGTTGCTGGTAGTTTAACTACAGGACAATTGGTAAGTTTATTTAGTTATGTTATGAATATAATGATGAGTTTAATGATGCTATCTATGGTATTTGTTATGGTTACAATGTCAAAAGCATCAGCAGAGCGTATTGCTGAAGTATTAGAGGAAAAAAGTGATTTAACTAATCCACAAAATCCAGATTTTGAAATTGAAAATGGAGATATTGATTTTAACAATGTTAATTTTGCTTATAAAAAAGGAAGTAAAAAATATGTTCTTCAAAATATAGATTTACACATAAAATCAGGTGAGACTATTGGAATAATCGGTGGAACTGGTTCTTCAAAATCAAGTTTAGTAAACTTAATATCTCGTTTATATGATGTTAGTGAAGGTTCTGTATTTGTTGGTAAAAAAGATGTAAGAAGCTATGATATAGAAACTTTAAGAAATGAAGTTTCAGTAGTTTTACAAAAGAATGTATTATTTAGTGGAACTATAAAAGAAAATCTTCGTTGGGGAGATAAAAATGCAACAGATGAAGAAATAATAAGAGCTTGTGAGCTTGCTTGTGCTAATGAGTTTATAGATACATTACCAAATGGATATGATACTTACATTGAACAAGGTGGTACAAATGTATCTGGTGGTCAAAAACAACGTTTATGTATAGCAAGAGCCTTACTTAAAAAGCCAAAGATATTAATATTAGATGATTCTACAAGTGCAGTTGATACAGCAACAGATGCTAAGATAAGAAGTGCTTTTATAAAGGAGATACCAAATACAACAAAAATTATAATTGCACAACGTATATCAAGTATTCAAGATGCAGATAAAATTATAGTTTTAGATGATGGAAAAATAAGTGGAGTAGGAACACATGCAGAACTACTTGAAAATAACGAAATTTACGCTGATGTTTATAATTCTCAAATGAAGGGAGATGAAAAAGATTATGAAATCACAAAATAA
- a CDS encoding ABC transporter ATP-binding protein, with protein MKSQNKKPMPGKMERPKGQNPVKTIKRLMKVVLKNYTPHCIVVLFCIFGSAFVSVKGTLFMQTLIDDYILPLMSQSNPDFRPLSMAIMKLALFFIAGALMTYTYNRIMVNVSQGTMKKIRIDLFTHMESLPIKYFDTHAHGDIMSVYTNDIDTLRQMISQSMPQLVNSAATIVSVFVSMVILNIPLTILTLIMVGIMVFTTGRVAGKAGSYFMKQQKSIGELNGFIEEMMEGQKVVKVFCHEEESIKDFNKLNEELFDSANNANAFANILMPINVNLGNLSYVACAILGSILAISGVTSLTLGALASFLQLNKSFSQPISQVSQQLNSIIMALAGAERVFSLLDEKPEVDDGYVTLVNAIEDEEGNIKECKEHTGTWAWKHPHGDGTVTLTKLLGDVTFNDVDFGYNEEKTILHNIKLYAEPGQKVAFVGSTGAGKTTITNLINRFYDIQDGKIKYDGININKIKKADLRRSLGIVLQDTHLFTGTVADNIRYGNLDATDEEVAKAAKLANADGFIERLPQGYDTVLTGDGANLSQGQRQLLAIARAAIADPPVLILDEATSSIDTRTEHLVQDGMDSLMHGRTTFVIAHRLSTVRNSDAIMVLEQGRIIERGSHESLIAKAGKYYQLYTGAFELE; from the coding sequence ATGAAATCACAAAATAAAAAGCCTATGCCTGGAAAAATGGAAAGACCTAAGGGACAAAATCCTGTAAAGACTATAAAAAGACTTATGAAAGTAGTATTAAAAAATTATACCCCTCACTGTATTGTAGTTTTATTTTGTATATTTGGTTCAGCATTTGTAAGTGTTAAGGGAACTTTATTTATGCAAACTTTAATTGATGATTATATTCTTCCTTTAATGAGTCAATCAAATCCTGATTTTAGACCTTTGTCAATGGCTATAATGAAGTTAGCTTTATTTTTCATAGCAGGTGCCTTAATGACTTATACTTACAATAGAATTATGGTTAATGTATCTCAAGGTACTATGAAAAAAATACGTATAGATCTTTTTACTCATATGGAAAGTCTACCTATAAAATATTTTGATACTCATGCTCATGGTGATATAATGAGTGTTTATACAAATGACATAGATACACTTCGTCAAATGATAAGCCAAAGTATGCCTCAGCTTGTAAACTCAGCTGCTACCATAGTGAGTGTGTTTGTAAGTATGGTAATTTTAAATATACCACTTACAATACTTACTCTTATAATGGTAGGTATAATGGTATTTACAACAGGTAGGGTTGCAGGTAAAGCAGGTTCTTACTTTATGAAACAACAAAAATCTATTGGTGAACTTAATGGATTTATAGAAGAGATGATGGAAGGTCAAAAAGTTGTTAAAGTATTCTGTCATGAAGAAGAAAGTATAAAAGATTTCAATAAACTTAATGAAGAATTATTTGATAGTGCTAATAATGCAAATGCTTTTGCTAATATACTTATGCCTATAAACGTAAATTTAGGTAACTTAAGTTATGTTGCTTGTGCAATACTTGGTTCAATTTTAGCTATATCAGGAGTTACTTCATTAACTTTAGGTGCTCTTGCATCATTTTTACAACTTAACAAAAGTTTCTCTCAACCAATAAGTCAGGTAAGTCAACAACTTAATAGTATTATAATGGCTTTAGCAGGTGCAGAGAGAGTATTTAGTTTACTAGATGAAAAGCCAGAAGTAGATGATGGATATGTTACTTTAGTAAATGCCATAGAAGATGAAGAAGGTAACATAAAAGAGTGTAAAGAACATACTGGAACTTGGGCATGGAAACATCCTCATGGTGATGGGACAGTTACACTTACTAAACTTCTTGGAGATGTTACATTCAATGATGTTGACTTTGGTTACAATGAAGAAAAAACAATACTTCACAATATAAAATTATACGCTGAGCCTGGTCAAAAGGTAGCATTCGTAGGGTCTACAGGTGCTGGAAAAACTACAATAACAAATTTAATTAACCGTTTTTATGATATACAAGACGGAAAGATTAAATATGATGGTATAAATATAAATAAAATTAAAAAAGCAGATCTTAGACGTAGTTTAGGAATAGTACTTCAAGATACACACTTATTCACAGGTACTGTGGCTGATAATATAAGATATGGAAATTTAGATGCTACAGATGAAGAAGTAGCTAAAGCTGCAAAACTTGCTAATGCTGATGGATTTATCGAAAGATTACCTCAAGGATATGATACAGTTTTAACTGGAGATGGAGCAAATTTAAGTCAAGGTCAAAGACAATTACTAGCTATAGCTCGTGCAGCCATAGCAGATCCACCAGTTCTTATACTTGATGAAGCAACAAGTAGTATAGATACTCGTACAGAACATTTAGTTCAAGATGGTATGGATAGCTTAATGCATGGTCGTACTACTTTTGTAATAGCTCATAGATTATCTACAGTTAGAAATTCAGATGCTATAATGGTACTTGAACAAGGTAGAATAATTGAAAGAGGAAGTCATGAATCACTAATAGCTAAAGCTGGTAAGTATTATCAACTTTATACTGGTGCTTTTGAATTAGAATAA
- a CDS encoding sensor histidine kinase, which produces MFFIFTNSKNVYSLERKEILFISSYNPNFISFNDQINGIVDSLGEDINLRTEYMDSKITDNESNERDFYNLLKYNISTYEKYDSIIVGDDEALEFAIKYRDDIFKDIPIVFLGVEDTKLIQDSLKYNLVSGVRELESLGANIELIAKLHKNVKNIYIITEDLEILDRSIESLEEGFYTKQGLNINTIVTKNMCIDEFKEKLSTLDEDDGIITFYPNNFKNNYWIGHEDVTRLIKQYTNNAPIYSILGYNINNGSIGGKVINHYNQGKKAGEIVKAILEGKDAKKLYIDKDNANEYVFDYHTMKEFNIKKRDLPEGSIIINDPIAYILNHKELSLSILLFVFGLISIIFVLIFYIRYKIKYQKELLCVINESNEVNRLKSYFISNITHELRTPITVITSVMQLTKSNKHDEDFILKVNNAKIIDDNCNRLLRLINNIIDIDKYKYGNMTLNLEKVNIVELSESVVTSILPYVKARNLEVIFDTTDEEIIMNIDCNKIERVLLNLLSNAIKFSNKEGTIRVNLIKNNNMLRIEVEDNGIGIKEDNLHKIFDKFVQLDSTMTRKNEGSGIGLSIVKSFVELHNGNISVESKINEGTIFKVDLPIVTEEIEYKEYSEDEIINKSKLELSDIYM; this is translated from the coding sequence GTGTTTTTTATATTTACAAATAGTAAAAATGTATATTCATTAGAAAGAAAAGAAATTTTATTTATTAGTTCATATAATCCAAATTTTATTAGTTTTAATGATCAAATAAATGGAATTGTTGATAGTTTAGGAGAAGATATTAATCTACGTACTGAATATATGGACTCTAAGATAACAGATAATGAAAGTAATGAAAGGGACTTTTATAATTTATTAAAATATAATATAAGTACTTATGAAAAGTATGACTCTATTATTGTAGGAGATGATGAAGCGTTAGAGTTTGCAATTAAGTATAGAGATGACATATTTAAAGATATACCTATAGTATTTTTAGGTGTGGAAGATACAAAACTTATACAAGATTCGCTTAAATATAATCTAGTATCAGGAGTAAGAGAATTAGAGTCATTAGGTGCAAACATAGAATTAATTGCTAAACTTCATAAAAATGTGAAAAATATTTATATTATAACTGAAGATTTAGAGATTTTAGATAGATCAATTGAATCGTTGGAGGAAGGGTTCTATACTAAACAGGGATTAAACATTAATACAATTGTGACGAAAAATATGTGTATTGATGAATTTAAAGAAAAGTTATCTACTTTAGATGAAGATGATGGAATTATAACTTTTTATCCAAATAATTTTAAAAATAACTATTGGATTGGTCATGAAGATGTAACTAGACTAATAAAGCAATATACTAACAATGCACCTATATATAGTATACTAGGATATAATATAAATAATGGAAGTATTGGTGGAAAAGTTATTAATCATTATAATCAAGGTAAAAAGGCTGGAGAAATAGTAAAAGCTATACTAGAAGGTAAAGATGCAAAGAAATTATATATAGATAAGGATAATGCAAACGAGTACGTATTTGATTATCACACAATGAAAGAGTTTAATATAAAAAAGAGAGATTTACCTGAAGGTTCAATAATTATAAATGATCCAATAGCATATATACTTAATCATAAAGAATTAAGCTTATCTATTTTATTATTTGTGTTTGGATTAATTAGTATAATTTTTGTTTTAATATTTTATATTAGATATAAGATAAAATATCAAAAAGAACTTTTATGTGTTATAAATGAATCAAATGAAGTCAATAGATTAAAATCATATTTTATATCTAATATAACTCATGAGTTAAGAACTCCAATTACAGTTATAACATCTGTAATGCAACTTACAAAATCTAATAAGCATGATGAAGATTTTATATTAAAAGTAAACAATGCAAAGATTATAGATGATAATTGTAATAGATTATTACGACTAATAAATAATATAATAGATATAGATAAATATAAATATGGAAATATGACTTTAAACTTGGAGAAAGTAAATATAGTTGAGCTTTCAGAAAGTGTTGTAACGTCAATACTGCCATATGTAAAAGCTAGAAATTTAGAAGTAATATTTGATACTACAGACGAAGAAATTATAATGAATATAGATTGTAATAAAATTGAAAGAGTATTACTTAATTTATTATCTAATGCAATTAAGTTTTCAAATAAGGAAGGTACTATAAGAGTTAATTTAATAAAGAATAATAATATGTTAAGGATTGAAGTAGAAGATAATGGTATAGGCATTAAAGAAGATAACTTACATAAGATATTTGATAAATTTGTTCAATTAGATAGTACTATGACTAGAAAAAATGAAGGCAGTGGAATAGGTTTATCTATAGTTAAATCATTTGTAGAGTTACATAATGGAAATATAAGTGTAGAATCTAAAATAAATGAAGGAACTATATTTAAAGTTGACTTACCTATTGTAACCGAAGAGATAGAATATAAAGAATATAGTGAAGATGAGATAATTAATAAATCTAAGTTAGAACTATCTGATATATACATGTAA
- a CDS encoding thermonuclease family protein, translated as MKFNKLKSIFLSSALAISILFTGCSNGDQNTITNQTQVKNSISNNNQVTIESNDSYQSLSASKELPKGSVKASVERVVDGDTMKLKLDKTKEVVTLRLLLVDTPESVKKGVDPQPYSIEASNFAKNTLVTGDTVYIEYDEGSKTDKYDRHLGYLWYYSTDTSNWQMFNETLISKGYARVGYIYSQKRHLDELYKAQDYAKSNKLNIWSVDGYVTDKGFDVEAYNSNTNTSSSDSSSSSNSNSSSNTVYANGGSSSSNKYHSTKNAHNMKGAIKMTEKEAKSKGYVPCGLCY; from the coding sequence ATGAAATTTAATAAATTAAAATCAATATTTCTATCATCAGCATTAGCAATATCTATATTATTTACTGGATGTTCTAATGGCGATCAAAATACAATTACAAATCAAACCCAAGTTAAGAACTCAATATCTAATAATAATCAAGTAACGATTGAATCTAATGATTCATATCAAAGTTTAAGCGCTAGTAAAGAATTACCTAAAGGCTCTGTTAAAGCAAGTGTTGAAAGAGTTGTAGATGGAGATACTATGAAACTAAAATTAGACAAAACTAAAGAAGTTGTAACTTTAAGACTTTTATTAGTGGATACTCCAGAGTCAGTAAAAAAAGGTGTAGACCCTCAACCATACTCAATAGAAGCATCAAACTTTGCAAAAAATACTTTAGTAACTGGAGATACAGTTTATATTGAATATGATGAAGGTAGTAAAACTGATAAATATGATAGACATTTAGGTTATTTATGGTACTACTCTACTGATACTTCTAATTGGCAAATGTTTAATGAAACATTAATATCTAAAGGATACGCTAGAGTTGGATATATTTATTCTCAAAAAAGACATTTAGATGAGCTTTATAAAGCTCAAGACTATGCAAAATCAAACAAGTTAAATATATGGTCTGTTGATGGATATGTAACTGATAAAGGATTTGATGTAGAGGCTTATAATTCTAATACTAATACTTCTTCTAGTGATTCTAGTTCATCAAGTAATTCTAATTCATCAAGTAATACAGTTTATGCTAATGGTGGTTCTTCTAGTTCAAATAAGTACCATTCTACTAAAAATGCACATAATATGAAGGGTGCAATTAAGATGACTGAAAAGGAAGCTAAATCTAAAGGTTATGTACCTTGTGGACTATGTTATTAA
- a CDS encoding ImmA/IrrE family metallo-endopeptidase: MPRSASSIRHIVRNLKLEYEGCSLEDIIRDRKIILLYTDDLEVDGAYGKFDIHFGNCVSISKQFIFINSKLDYYKRIYVLAHELGHAILHPDVNTIDQNYKPVIADCKIEMQAEIFASEFLLDDDSTLEYINLGVTNINQAKEQCVPVKYVDLKRKNLVYANFKIAF; the protein is encoded by the coding sequence ATGCCACGTTCAGCATCTAGCATAAGACATATAGTTAGAAATTTAAAACTTGAGTATGAGGGTTGTAGTTTAGAAGATATTATAAGGGATAGAAAAATAATACTCCTTTATACTGACGATTTAGAAGTTGATGGTGCTTATGGAAAGTTTGATATACACTTTGGAAATTGTGTATCTATTAGTAAACAGTTTATTTTTATAAATTCAAAGTTAGACTATTATAAAAGGATTTATGTTTTAGCTCATGAGTTAGGTCATGCCATACTTCATCCTGATGTAAATACTATAGATCAAAACTATAAGCCAGTAATAGCAGATTGTAAGATTGAAATGCAGGCTGAAATTTTTGCTTCTGAGTTTTTATTAGATGATGATTCTACTTTAGAATATATTAACTTAGGAGTTACAAATATCAATCAAGCTAAAGAACAATGTGTTCCTGTAAAGTATGTAGATTTAAAGCGTAAAAATTTAGTATATGCTAATTTTAAAATAGCTTTTTGA
- a CDS encoding helix-turn-helix domain-containing protein: METMGERIAKARMYMNLNQRELAKKANIAEPTLSRYENGYREPKAGTISQIAEALGISADYILGITDTIEVINKDENNLVAIEDMFDDMNITLQNSSCLLYGKPVSDKTIENIVSAMKGAILLSIQEEKERELQNKSKDK; this comes from the coding sequence ATGGAAACTATGGGTGAAAGAATAGCAAAAGCTAGAATGTATATGAATTTAAATCAAAGAGAACTAGCTAAAAAAGCTAATATTGCAGAACCTACTTTATCTAGATATGAAAACGGATATAGAGAACCAAAAGCTGGTACTATTAGTCAAATAGCTGAGGCTTTAGGTATATCTGCTGATTATATATTAGGTATTACAGATACTATTGAGGTTATTAATAAAGATGAAAATAATTTAGTTGCTATAGAGGATATGTTTGATGATATGAATATAACTTTGCAAAATTCATCTTGTCTACTTTATGGAAAACCTGTATCTGATAAGACTATAGAAAACATAGTATCTGCTATGAAAGGGGCTATTTTATTATCAATACAAGAGGAAAAAGAAAGAGAGTTACAAAATAAATCAAAAGATAAATAA